A single region of the Plasmodium reichenowi strain SY57 chromosome 9, whole genome shotgun sequence genome encodes:
- a CDS encoding signal peptidase complex subunit 3, putative yields MDSFLNRLNVLFYSMALCFLILCAFNYGTSFYLFDQKEIKTNIQVKSIKRFVYNRYINADEAVLSLDVSYDMRKAFNWNLKQLFVYVLVTYETPKKIKNEVIIQDYIVKNKKQAKKNYRNFITKYSLKDYYNGLRNNLIHLQICYKYMPIVGFSRSFEGAKISYQLPPEYFDNLPSNYPLYYPDK; encoded by the coding sequence ATGGATAGCTTCTTAAACCGCTTAAATGTGTTGTTTTATTCTATGGCCCTGTGTTTTTTAATATTGTGTGCGTTCAATTATGGAAcatctttttatttatttgatcagaaagaaataaaaaccAATATTCAGGTGAAAAGTATTAAAAgatttgtatataatagaTACATAAATGCTGATGAAGCAGTATTATCTTTAGATGTTTCATATGATATGAGAAAAGCATTTAATTGGAATTTAAAACAGCTTTTTGTTTATGTTTTAGTTACATATGAAACGcctaaaaaaataaagaatgaAGTTATAATTCAAGATTATAttgttaaaaataaaaagcaagccaaaaaaaattatagaaattttattacaaaatattcacttaaagattattataacggactaagaaataatttaattcatttacaaatttgttataaatatatgcCTATTGTGGGTTTTTCGAGATCTTTTGAAGGTGCCAAAATTTCTTATCAATTGCCCCCTGAATATTTTGATAACTTGCCTTCTAATTACCCCTTATATTATCCAgacaaataa
- a CDS encoding prefoldin subunit, putative, with translation MGDIKQNKYDLGLDMTVDDQKKIGKFTNLHYTEPLYEHKIKMMKENIMNIDSSIDEVSLAFDSNDIMLNIGDCFFKFDLDYMEEHLEDRKSEELANLNEMELEYKAKLNEKQQLKTELYAKFGNRIDLN, from the exons atgggtgacataaaacaaaacaaatatGACTTAGGTTTAGATATGACTGTAGATgatcaaaaaaaaattgggAAGTTTACAAATCTACATTATACAGAACCATTATAtgaacataaaataaaaatgatgaaagaaaatattatgaatattgATTCTTCTATTGATGAAGTTTCATTAGCTTTTGATTCAAATGATATTATGTTAAATATAG GTGACTGCTTTTTTAAATTCGATTTGGATTATATGGAAGAACATTTAGAGGATAGAAAATCTGAAGAGCTCGcaaatttaaatgaaatGGAATTAGAATATAAAGCAAAACTAAATGAAAAGCAACAATTAAAAACAGAACTGTATGCTAAGTTTGGAAATAGGATAGATCTTAATtga